The Gadus macrocephalus chromosome 20, ASM3116895v1 genome includes a region encoding these proteins:
- the LOC132448898 gene encoding uncharacterized protein LOC132448898, translated as MNSRKILSAPEGAKAAGLDCGNLTNHRPSAHESQPTFTLIEDLQATCPPHPVSRPFQCPPLPVSRPFQSPNPSSVPPHPVSRPFQCPPLPVSRPFQSPNPSSVPPHPVSRPFQCPAPSSVPPHPVSRPFQSPNPSSVPPHPVSRPFQSPNPSSVPPHPVSRPFQSPNPSSVPPHPVSRPFQCHAPSSVRPFQCHAPSRVPPLPVSQPFQCPAPSSVTPLPVSRPFQSPNPSSVPPLPVSQPFKCPAPSSVTPLPVSRPFQSPNPSSVRPFQSPNPSSVPPHPVSRPFQCHAPSSLPPLPVKKY; from the exons ATGAATAGCCGCAAGATTCTGT CAGCACCCGAGGGTGCTAAAGCTGCCGGCCTTGACTGCGGCAACCTCACAAATCACCGTCCCAGCGCCCATGAAAGCCAGCCGACCTTTACACTCATAGAGGACCTTCAGGCTACG TGTCCGCCCCATCCAGTGTCACGCCCCTTCCAGTGTCCGCCCCTTCCAGTGTCCCGCCCCTTCCAGTCTCCCAACCCTTCCAGTGTCCCGCCCCATCCAGTGTCACGCCCCTTCCAGTGTCCGCCCCTTCCAGTGTCCCGCCCCTTCCAGTCTCCCAACCCTTCCAGTGTCCCGCCCCATCCAGTGTCACGCCCCTTCCAGTGTCCCGCCCCTTCCAGTGTCCCGCCCCATCCAGTGTCACGCCCCTTCCAGTCTCCCAACCCTTCCAGTGTCCCGCCCCATCCAGTGTCACGCCCCTTCCAGTCTCCCAACCCTTCCAGTGTCCCGCCCCATCCAGTGTCACGCCCCTTCCAGTCTCCCAACCCTTCCAGTGTCCCGCCCCATCCAGTGTCACGCCCCTTCCAGTGTCACGCCCCTTCCAGTGTCCGCCCCTTCCAGTGTCACGCCCCTTCCCGTGTCCCGCCCCTTCCAGTCTCCCAACCCTTCCAGTGTCCCGCCCCATCCAGTGTCACGCCCCTTCCAGTGTCACGCCCCTTCCAGTCTCCCAACCCTTCCAGTGTCCCGCCCCTTCCAGTCTCCCAACCCTTCAAGTGTCCCGCCCCATCCAGTGTCACGCCCCTTCCAGTGTCCCGCCCCTTCCAGTCTCCCAACCCTTCCAGTGTCCGCCCCTTCCAGTCTCCCAACCCTTCAAGTGTCCCGCCCCATCCAGTGTCACGCCCCTTCCAGTGTCACGCCCCTTCCAGTCTGCCGCCCCTTCCAGTGAAAAAATATTAA